A single genomic interval of Juglans regia cultivar Chandler chromosome 1, Walnut 2.0, whole genome shotgun sequence harbors:
- the LOC109001333 gene encoding cinnamoyl-CoA reductase-like SNL6, with the protein MQACESEGEREMARIKLMVPLALKQKQDSCFTNPNKCSLSARKRDLVCVTSGNSYLGSHIVKELQAHGYPVRVTIQNQVDFEDLRELIGDERINQLESIVVASVGDVEGLCDAFRGCHAIFHTSSFVDPHGVSGYSERMVPLEAEGVTNVIEACGRAAYEKRCVFTSSLLSSIWKGGNVERVVDESSWSDEGFCRENKLWLALGKTIAEKVAWRKSKEMKVELVTLCPGLIMAPSFPNAHKETSVPYLKGGQSMLQQGILATGDVKKVAEAHVYVYEAMDNGASGRYLCFERVVRKLEEAIELENGLHMHGLLSGRRQEVFPEGDEEIRSNLDNSKLAKLILQASRRSSCKQ; encoded by the exons ATGCAGGCATgtgagagtgagggagagagagagatggcaaGGATAAAACTGATGGTGCCGCTAGCTTTGAAGCAGAAACAAGACAGTTGTTTTACTAATCCAAACAAATGCAGTTTGAGTGCAAGAAAGAGGGATTTGGTATGTGTGACAAGTGGGAATTCTTACTTAGGTTCTCACATAGTGAAGGAGCTTCAGGCTCACGGTTACCCGGTTCGTGTCACCATCCAAAATCAAG tggATTTTGAGGACTTGAGGGAGCTGATAGGAGATGAAAGGATAAATCAACTAGAAAGCATTGTAGTAGCAAGCGTTGGAGATGTGGAGGGCCTCTGCGATGCTTTTAGAGGTTGTCATGCTATTTTTCACACCTCTTCCTTTGTTGATCCACATGGGGTCTCTGGTTATTCA GAACGAATGGTACCTCTTGAGGCTGAAGGAGTAACGAATGTCATTGAAGCTTGTGGTAGAGCAGCATATGAAAAGAGATGTGTCTTTAcatcttctcttctttcttctatcTGGAAAGGTGGCAATGTGGAGAGGGTTGTTGATGAGAGTAGTTGGAGTGATGAAGGGTTCTGCAGAGAAAACAAG CTTTGGCTGGCCTTGGGCAAGACTATAGCAGAGAAAGTTGCCTGGAGGAAGTCTAAAGAAATGAAAGTGGAGCTTGTTACTCTGTGCCCTGGACTGATCATGGCCCCCTCATTCCCAAATGCTCACAAAGAAACCTCTGTACCATACCTTAAAG GTGGGCAGAGCATGCTACAACAAGGCATCCTAGCTACCGGAGATGTTAAAAAAGTGGCAGAGGCACATGTCTATGTTTACGAAGCAATGGATAATGGAGCAAGCGGACGATATCTTTGCTTCGAGAGAGTGGTACGAAAATTGGAAGAGGCCATTGAACTAGAGAATGGGTTGCACATGCATGGTTTGTTATCAGGAAGGAGACAAGAAGTCTTTCCAGAAGGAGACGAAGAAATACGTAGCAACCTTGACAACTCAAAGCTTGCTAAATTAATCTTACAGGCTTCTCGCCGCTCATCTTGCAAACAATGA